A stretch of Paenibacillus sp. URB8-2 DNA encodes these proteins:
- a CDS encoding nitrogenase component 1, with the protein MGKINLRLTEVQNRERRLGTIIAWNGTASDLHTQSGYQQRGSGCKSNKDGCRLCEAKGPFTQGSVCSEQMVECQAGNVRDAVLIQHSPIGCGAGQVPYNSIYRNGLAMRGHKVENIRIINTNLQETDMVFGALGKLKQSIDDAWERYSPKAIFIGTSCPTGIIGEDIESVARKKQEELGIPVIPLFCEGFRSKHWSTGFDATQHGILRQIVKKSTKKQEDLVNVISLWGSDIFTPMFKELNLRVNYVVDMASVSDLEQLSEAAATVGFCYTLSSYMAAALEQEFGVPEVKAPMPYGFAGTDAWLRELGKVTHREELVEQYIAKEHARVKPKIAELKKKLQGLKGYVATGSAYAHGLIQVLRELDIQVDGSLVFHHDPVYDSGDAREDSLGHLIEHYGEVPSFNVSNRQQYQFYGLLQEVKPDFILIRHNGLAPLASKLGIPAAPLGDEHIAIGYEGIVNLGEAILNILAHKKFHDDLKKHAKLPYKKWWLEQKDPYILAKHPELIDA; encoded by the coding sequence AAGTTCAGAATCGCGAGCGGCGGCTCGGCACAATCATCGCCTGGAACGGAACAGCATCGGATCTGCACACGCAATCAGGCTATCAGCAAAGAGGAAGCGGATGTAAAAGCAATAAAGATGGATGCCGGCTGTGTGAAGCCAAAGGACCTTTCACTCAAGGCTCGGTGTGCAGTGAGCAAATGGTTGAATGTCAGGCAGGCAATGTCAGAGATGCGGTGCTGATCCAGCATTCACCTATCGGCTGCGGCGCCGGACAAGTTCCCTACAATTCAATCTACCGCAATGGATTGGCCATGAGAGGCCATAAAGTCGAGAATATTCGAATTATCAATACAAACCTGCAGGAGACGGATATGGTGTTTGGCGCGCTTGGCAAACTCAAGCAATCCATTGACGATGCATGGGAAAGATATTCGCCCAAAGCCATTTTCATAGGAACCTCCTGCCCTACCGGGATCATTGGCGAAGATATTGAAAGTGTTGCAAGGAAGAAACAAGAGGAGCTGGGGATTCCCGTCATTCCTCTTTTCTGTGAAGGATTCAGATCGAAGCATTGGAGTACCGGCTTTGACGCGACCCAGCATGGCATTTTGCGACAGATTGTGAAAAAAAGCACGAAAAAACAAGAGGATCTCGTCAATGTCATCAGTCTTTGGGGTTCGGATATCTTTACCCCTATGTTCAAAGAGCTTAATCTAAGAGTCAATTATGTTGTGGATATGGCATCCGTCTCCGATCTCGAGCAATTGTCTGAAGCGGCGGCAACCGTAGGCTTCTGCTATACGCTCTCATCGTATATGGCGGCGGCGCTGGAGCAGGAATTTGGCGTGCCCGAAGTCAAAGCTCCGATGCCCTACGGCTTCGCCGGAACCGATGCATGGCTTCGCGAGCTCGGCAAAGTCACCCATCGGGAAGAGCTTGTAGAGCAGTACATCGCGAAGGAACACGCCAGAGTGAAGCCGAAGATCGCCGAGCTTAAGAAGAAGCTTCAGGGCTTAAAAGGATACGTAGCTACAGGCTCCGCTTACGCCCACGGACTGATTCAAGTATTGAGAGAGCTGGATATTCAGGTAGACGGCTCGCTAGTGTTCCACCATGATCCCGTTTATGACAGCGGAGATGCCAGAGAGGATTCATTGGGGCACCTGATTGAACATTACGGCGAGGTCCCGTCGTTTAATGTGAGCAACAGGCAGCAGTATCAATTTTACGGTTTGCTGCAGGAGGTCAAGCCGGATTTTATCCTGATCAGACATAACGGTCTCGCGCCGCTGGCTTCCAAGCTCGGTATCCCCGCAGCCCCGCTGGGCGATGAACATATCGCGATCGGCTACGAAGGCATCGTTAATCTGGGTGAAGCGATTCTGAACATTCTCGCCCATAAAAAATTTCACGATGATCTGAAAAAGCACGCAAAACTCCCCTACAAAAAGTGGTGGCTTGAACAAAAAGACCCCTACATTCTCGCCAAGCACCCGGAATTGATCGATGCGTAA
- a CDS encoding IS3 family transposase, whose protein sequence is MVERDHPKITIKRQATLLSVNRTSMYRSAPPYYGYRRMTRALKNQGYPMNRKRVHRLMRLMGLEAVYPRDGQQPYGTIF, encoded by the coding sequence ATGGTTGAACGAGATCATCCCAAGATCACCATTAAACGGCAAGCTACGCTGCTTTCGGTGAACCGGACAAGCATGTATCGCTCAGCGCCTCCCTACTATGGTTATCGCCGAATGACACGGGCGCTGAAGAATCAAGGCTACCCTATGAACCGGAAGCGTGTACACCGCCTGATGAGGCTGATGGGGCTGGAGGCAGTGTATCCGCGCGACGGACAACAGCCGTACGGAACGATATTTTAA
- a CDS encoding nitrogenase component 1, producing MAVTKNEHGQTNSINQVRYGCAVGALYSVVSIPGAVPIGHCGPGCMDKQYTSLAFYNGFQGSGYSGGSVSPSVNAGEKEVVFGGEKRLDELIKSTLKIIEGDLFVVLNGCIGELVGDDVGAVVSKYQKQGVPIVYAETGGFKGNNFVGHEIITTAIIDQYVDKYAVDKDHREQGLINVWSELPYQNTFWRGDLTELKRILEGAGFKVNILFGGKSGGVEEWKTIPHAQFNLVVSPWLGLKTAKHLEQKYNQPYLHIPVLPIGAQQTAAFIRQVVEYAGIDPAPAESFIEQEEQEYYYYLEHFNDFYSEYWWGLPATYAVVGDSTYNLALNKFLVNQLGLIPRRQIITDNTPEKYREAIAQEYQKLAHDVATTVDFVEDGYIVGKILRETDFGHKPPIIFGTTWERDTAKALKGNIVEVGFPASYEVVLNKSYIGYRGALQLLEKIFTTAISASA from the coding sequence ATGGCTGTTACCAAAAATGAGCACGGGCAGACCAATTCAATCAATCAAGTGCGCTACGGCTGTGCCGTCGGAGCCCTGTACAGCGTCGTATCCATTCCGGGCGCCGTTCCCATCGGCCACTGCGGACCGGGCTGCATGGACAAGCAATATACCAGCCTTGCCTTTTACAACGGCTTTCAGGGCAGCGGGTATTCGGGGGGCTCAGTCTCTCCAAGCGTCAATGCCGGTGAGAAAGAAGTGGTCTTCGGCGGCGAGAAGCGCTTGGACGAATTAATTAAATCCACTCTTAAGATCATAGAGGGCGACTTGTTTGTTGTGCTGAACGGGTGCATCGGAGAATTGGTCGGAGATGATGTCGGAGCGGTCGTCAGTAAATATCAGAAGCAGGGAGTCCCCATTGTGTATGCCGAAACCGGCGGCTTTAAGGGCAATAACTTCGTCGGCCATGAGATCATAACTACTGCCATCATTGATCAATACGTTGATAAATATGCGGTTGACAAGGACCACAGGGAACAAGGGCTCATTAATGTCTGGTCGGAACTGCCGTATCAGAATACATTCTGGCGCGGGGACCTGACCGAGCTGAAGCGGATTCTTGAGGGTGCCGGCTTCAAAGTCAATATTTTGTTCGGCGGCAAATCGGGTGGAGTCGAGGAATGGAAGACGATCCCTCATGCCCAGTTTAATCTGGTCGTGTCGCCATGGCTCGGGCTGAAAACGGCCAAGCATCTGGAACAAAAGTACAATCAGCCGTATTTGCACATCCCTGTGTTACCTATCGGTGCGCAGCAAACAGCAGCATTTATTAGACAGGTCGTTGAGTACGCGGGTATTGACCCTGCACCAGCCGAGTCGTTTATCGAGCAGGAAGAGCAAGAATATTATTATTACCTGGAACATTTCAATGATTTCTACTCCGAATATTGGTGGGGGCTGCCGGCAACCTATGCCGTAGTCGGGGACAGCACGTACAATCTGGCCTTAAACAAGTTTCTGGTGAATCAGCTCGGCTTAATTCCAAGGAGACAAATCATCACCGATAATACGCCGGAAAAATATAGAGAAGCCATCGCTCAAGAATATCAAAAGCTCGCTCATGATGTCGCCACCACTGTCGATTTTGTTGAAGATGGCTATATCGTCGGCAAAATATTGAGAGAGACTGATTTTGGGCATAAGCCTCCGATTATTTTTGGAACAACATGGGAAAGAGACACGGCCAAGGCGCTGAAGGGCAACATCGTCGAAGTCGGATTTCCGGCGTCCTATGAAGTGGTTCTGAACAAAAGCTATATCGGATACAGAGGTGCATTACAGCTTCTTGAGAAAATATTCACTACCGCTATAAGCGCCAGCGCATAG
- a CDS encoding DUF1572 family protein — translation MDVVKSILIAKFEEIQRRIVLVLDQLSDEQVNWRPNESSNRVSKGINNKDYTRNRDEEFEELYRTKQELIQITNVSLRELIETTKSMIEETFMKTQLVRDRERTNLDVLIQCATHFSEHMGQVFYIGKMIKDREYVTTSVPKKRI, via the coding sequence ATGGATGTAGTAAAAAGCATTTTAATAGCGAAATTCGAGGAGATACAGAGAAGGATAGTATTAGTTTTAGATCAGTTAAGCGATGAACAGGTCAATTGGCGTCCTAATGAATCTAGTAACAGAGTTAGCAAAGGAATTAATAATAAAGATTACACAAGAAATCGAGATGAAGAATTTGAAGAACTTTATAGGACGAAACAAGAGTTAATTCAAATAACGAATGTATCGTTGCGCGAATTAATTGAAACGACAAAGAGCATGATTGAAGAAACATTTATGAAAACACAATTAGTGAGAGACAGGGAAAGAACGAATTTAGATGTATTGATACAGTGCGCGACACACTTTTCAGAACATATGGGACAGGTGTTTTATATTGGGAAGATGATAAAGGACAGAGAGTATGTAACAACATCAGTACCTAAGAAGAGAATCTAA